In a genomic window of Ipomoea triloba cultivar NCNSP0323 chromosome 3, ASM357664v1:
- the LOC116012868 gene encoding uncharacterized protein LOC116012868 produces the protein MSKRQWGALLSTTENNQKEIVNVIFVLSKSHVRKDAMEWISEKTTSCCLHEKEDEKTTSCGFQRKEVEETTSSGLVNQAIETTSCGLESNKGSEVTSCDLKAQKKDKVLPKHCPNTPPTTKMNTWVRKGTFNDFLQKFHCDAQLRKMLENDDEEIDEFDCVGKEISTLISTGCPIKKGDPGVFVIPCFIKDMEFDNALADLGVSINLMPTSVFNRLNLPYLSPTRLTIYLADGTILYLKSIAEDVLVKVGDFVVPVDFVICEMHIGLLILGRPFLDTCRAIIDVGMGEITLRFDGKKAKVEMATCVKNGVCASKG, from the coding sequence ATGTCAAAACGTCAATGGGGCGCATTGCTAAGCACAACGGAAAATAATCAAAAAGAGATAGTAAATGTCATCTTCGTCTTGAGTAAGAGCCATGTGAGGAAAGATGCAATGGAGTGGATAAGTGAGAAAACCACCTCTTGTTGTTTGCATGAAAAGGAGGATGAGAAAACCACCTCTTGTGGTTTTCAAAGAAAGGAAGTTGAAGAGACCACCTCTAGTGGTCTAGTGAACCAAGCCATAGAGACCACTTCTTGTGGTCTTGAAAGCAACAAGGGGAGTGAGGTCACCTCTTGTGATCTCAAGGCTCAAAAGAAGGACAAGGTGCTTCCAAAGCACTGCCCAAATACACCTCCCACAACAAAGATGAACACATGGGTAAGAAAAGGTACATTTAATGATTTCCTTCAAAAGTTTCATTGCGATGCTCAATTGAGAAAAATGTTggaaaatgatgatgaagaaattgatgagtttgattgtgtgggCAAAGAGATCTCGACTCTAATTAGCACAGGGTGCCCTATCAAAAAGGGTGACCCCGGTGTGTTTGTGATTCCATGCTTTATCAAAGACATGGAATTTGACAACGCACTTGCCGATCTCGGAGTCTCCATTAATTTGATGCCTACTAGTGTGTTTAACCGGTTGAATTTGCCATACTTGAGCCCTACCCGACTCACCATCTATTTAGCTGATGGGACCATCCTGTACCTAAAAAGCATAGCGGAAGATGTGTTGGTGAAGGTTGGAGATTTTGTTGTACCAGTAGACTTTGTTATATGTGAGATGCATATTGGCCTGTTGATTCTAGGGAGGCCTTTCTTGGATACTTGTCGTGCCATTATTGATGTTGGCATGGGTGAGATAACCCTTAGATTTGATGGGAAAAAGGCTAAAGTCGAAATGGCCACTTGTGTTAAAAATGGTGTTTGTGCTTCTAAAGGATGA